Proteins encoded together in one Triticum dicoccoides isolate Atlit2015 ecotype Zavitan chromosome 7B, WEW_v2.0, whole genome shotgun sequence window:
- the LOC119340894 gene encoding putative Myb family transcription factor At1g14600: MRGFERRGVRQYNRSDEPRMRWTEELHRQFIEAVDCLGGQDEATPKRILQLMGTKGVSISHIKSHLQMYRSSSSGSGSSNPPHAPVNRRQDHCVDGNITATSASDRIDVPSYAVFHRGHHSISPPCQIPSIEEVFRSWEQSRGRLQWDSSGMLNSPEKATGWSRHANSKTCQKKQWAAAGCDLTLSIGRWEEEVVSSDTDISSTTTEEIVVPARGQGASGHRRPEASADLNLNLNLDLAISSSWL; encoded by the exons ATGAGAGGATTTGAGAGGAGAGGCGTCCGGCAGTACAACCGGTCGGACGAGCCGCGGATGCGTTGGACGGAGGAGCTTCACCGGCAGTTCATCGAGGCCGTGGACTGCCTCGGCGGCCAGGACG AGGCAACACCAAAGCGAATTCTTCAGCTGATGGGCACAAAGGGAGTCAGTATATCTCACATCAAAAGCCATCTCCAGATGTACAGATCAAGCtctagcggcagcggcagcagcaatccACCCCATGCACCAGTGAATCGTCGTCAAGATCACTGCGTCGATGGGAACATCACTGCAACGTCAGCTTCAGACAGGATCGACGTTCCCTCTTACGCTGTGTTTCATCGCGGCCACCACTCGATATCGCCGCCGTGCCAAAT ACCGTCCATTGAGGAGGTTTTCAGGAGCTGGGAGCAGAGTAGAGGGCGGCTGCAGTGGGACTCCTCCGGCATGCTAAATTCACCAGAGAAG GCGACTGGCTGGTCCCGTCACGCtaatagcaagacatgtcagaagAAGCAGTGGGCAGCGGCGGGGTGTGACCTGACGCTATCGATCGGCCGGTGGGAGGAGGAGGTTGTGAGTAGTGACACTGACATCTCAAGCACGACCACTGAGGAGATCGTCGTGCCGGCAAGGGGTCAAGGAGCCAGTGGTCACCGCCGTCCTGAGGCTTCCGCTGATCTGAACCTTAACCTGAACCTCGATCTTGCCATCTCATCTTCTTGGCTCTGA